The Candidatus Hydrogenedentota bacterium genomic interval GCACGAACACGAATGGGGCCCGTGTCAGGCACGATGCGGATGCATTCCCTGGCAGGATCAATAGTGTACTCTTTTGCGCCGCTCACGTCGGCCGATTGAATCGCCTTGCCCTCGGGATGGCGCAGCCGTATTACCACGGCGCTGGGTATCTGTCGTTGCGGCGGCACGATTTCTGCGTCGACATGTCCGTCCGCCACATGCGAGATGATGGTGTAATCGACGGGGCCGAATACGGTTGGCGCGTGTCGCACGGCTACCTGCATGCCTTCGCGCAACCAGTTGTTCGTGACGAACGGCGCCAGCCATAACTCCTCTCCGCGCTCCTGCACGAACATCAGACGCGTCTGGTGCACGAAATACCCTGTTTCATGAGTCTTGTTGTATGCCCCGTTCATGAAATGCTCCCACAACGACAGGTCTTCGCGATTAAGCAGGGTCATGACGCTGTTGAAGTAGGTGCGGATGAATGGCTTGACGTCATCGCGCAAGGCGTGGACTTCGCCGGTGCGGGCATAATACGGCTGAACCTTGGCAAAGCCGCCGAGGTTGAACCAGTCCGCCTCGTTGGCCTGCTCATCTTCGTAGTAAAACCAGCCGGGCCGCAGGAATTGTACGTCTTCCATGTGGTTGATCATCCAGTCCGCCTGTGGACTTTCCGGGTCGATGATCCCGAACGGAACCATGTGGTGCGCGCCAAGCTCGATGTCGTAGCACCAGCTTCGGCCGCCGTCTTCGCCCACGTAGAGGTTCTCGACGGGGCACGGCGCATAGACTTGCGTCGGATATTCAGGGACCCACGTTCCGTCGCGCAATGGGAATACCGGCGCCTTGCTCTGCACCCAGGCGTATGCCCGGCGGATATCCTCTTCGTAGGCGGCGGCGTCCTCGAGCATTTCCTGCGCGCCGGGCCAGCCGGCATCCGCCATGGCCGCTGCCGCAGAACGCAGTCCTGCGCAGTAGTACCCGTTCAGATAGAAGTAATAGGCGTAGACTTCCCAGTCGGCGCCTACGCCGGGGGGCATCAATCCATATTCGGGCACTTTGTTACCCTGAGCATCCGTGTGCATGGTCTTCCGCCGCTCGCTCATGATCCAGCGGCAGACTTTCTCGACCCTGGGGGCCTGGGCCCGCATCCACTCGGGGTCGCGGGTAAGCTGGTAGTACTCGCCAAGGGTCCACAGATGCCAGCCCGTTCCCATGACCGTGTATCCGGTGGTGAGAAACCCAGCTTCGTTGTAACGGGCGATATAGTACTCGAGGGCTCGTCGCGCAAAGTCGAGATGGCCCATGGCCATCATGCCGCGGACCACCGAGTTGCCCTCGCTTTCGAGCGGGCCGTAGTACCAGGACGAGACCCACGGGGCGATTCGCACGCCGTCCTCATTGCGCGCCGCGAGCAGACAATGCATCTGCGACGCGGGGATGAGCTTGTCGAACAGGTTATCGGGCACATTGACCGGCATGGCCTCGTCCATGATGCGTTTCCAGTACGCTTCCGTACCGGCGACAAGCAGGTCAGGATTGGGCGCATCATCGAGGTCCGCCGCCTGAGCGCCTTCCCAACGGGGAAAATAGACCGTGAAACCGCGCTGTTCTTTAGCAGGGATGGGGCCGGTCACCCGCAGCACACCATTTCCGGGCTGGGCATCGAGTCCTTCCACATCGCTGAATTGAATGACCGCCAGCAGTTTGCCGTTCTTCTCGACCAATGCAGTTTTGCCCTCGATGCGCACTTCGGCGGGCGTTCCGGATTCGGCGTCCGCCGTGAATTGGAGGCTGAGGGCCGCCTCGGCAGAGGCAGCACCGTGATTGGTCGCGGTGAAGTCGGCCACTCCAAGGGGACGATACTGTAGATACCAAGGCGCTTCGGCGGGGGCCTCGGCCTTGCCGAAAGGCGCGACGAACGTGCGCTGGCGGTACAGGAGCGCGCCCTGGGTAACTGTCAGCACGGGAACCGGCATCCAATCGCGCTCGGGCTGGCGGCTTACGTTCTGTGACTGTCCGGTACCGAAAGCCGGCGTCATGCGGCAAGCGTAAGGCTTGTTGTACATGGTCTCGATATGATTGTAGACCTCGGGGCGGTCATCGAACTGGATGCCGCCCTCGCGTTCGACGATGAACTTCCGATTATCGCATGCCAGGGACAGCATCGTCGGGCCGAGGTCGGCGTCGAGACGGTGGACATAACGCATGGCTTGGGCGGATGTCTGGTCGGGAAACTCGCGGACGCGTTCGAGAAGGGTTTGCTTACCGGCGATGGACGCCAGGTAAGCGTCGATGGTCTGGGGTTTGGCCGCATCGCACACGAGAAGGCCCGCATGCTCGACGTACACGGCGCCCTTGTCAAGCACATCGTCCACGGCGACGCCGAACGCGCCGGCAGGCAGGCTGAATCGCAGGACCGTGCGGTCGGCCAACTGCCAGCGCCGCGCGGCCGAACAGCGGACTTCAAGCGGGAACACCTCGCCAAGGCTAAACGCGATGCGGTGAGGGTCGCCCTGTCCGACGAGCTCGCCGTTGTACATTTCGAGGGCGCCGTTTTGTGTCTGCGCGCCTCGCGTCTCGATGATGAGCCCTTTCTCGAGCCATCGCGAAGCGGTATAGGCATGCAGGGCTTGTACGCGGACCGGTCTGCCGCCGGACGGCAATATCCACCGCACCTTAAGCGTACCGGATTGCGCCTCGGGAGTGCCGCTCCAGTCGGGGTCGGCAATCCAGAGGTTGCCCTCAAGGGTTTGCGCCCCCGCGAGGGGCTTCCATTGGCCCTGCCAGCGCGATCCTCCGGGCGAGCCGCCACGGCGGGTCATCGACCAGTACTGGACCTCCGCCCCGTCGATGGTTACGGCAGCTTCGGCGAACTCGAGCGCGAGACGCTTGATGTGGCGGCGCTCGAGCCACTCGAGCCCGATGCACGCCCGGCCGTCCGGATAGACCTTGGCTTCGTACGCACCTTGCGGATCACGCGCGAGTTCGGTTCGCACAAACAGGTCGTCCTGGGGGATCGGCTGGACGCGGGCGGCCTTGGTTCCCTCGACGCGGGCCGGGTCCCATGCCGCGACGCACGCAAAGGGCGCGACGTCAACCGCGGCCGTCTTGGCATACGCGCGCGCGTCCGGGTTGGGCGCGAGCGCCGGATTAACCCAATTCGCCATGTCGCAGACGATGCCGTCGCCCGCGTTCTCGGTTACCAGACGCAATTCCGAGGCGTCTTTGACCGGCACGCGCACCTGTTGGGGAGGGTTGGTCTGGCGCATCACGCCGCTGTTGAACACCTCCTGGTCATCCACAAAAACCTTGAAGACAACTGTGCCGAGATCCTGCGTTTGGAGTTGTACGCCGCACTGCACCTCGAAGGTCAGGAATTGTCCCGCAAGAAAGAAGACCGTCTCAGAAGGGGCGTGGTCGCCCAGGCCCCTGTTGTAGGTCTGGTCCCCGATACGCAGCGGCTCGGCTTCCTTGTCTGGCGCGTGCGCGGCACAATCGATTCCCAGAACCCCCCAGCCCTGCGTGTGGTACACCATGTAATCCATCAAGGGTTTCATATCCGCTGCCGCCTCCTGTTGCTCGGATTGTGCAGTTGCCGGACTCGACATCGCAAACACGACCGCCAGGCAAATCGAGGTGACCAGAATGATTCTCATTGAAGTCCTTTCTCTCACGCGTACCCCAAGCCGCTCCGGTTCTGCGCGAGAGTACGGAACAATGGCTGCTCCAGCTCCGCACGTGAGATGCCCGGACCGGGAAACAGGTACGCTTTGTGCCTTTTCGGCGCTCCGTCTTTACTCGCCCCGGCCAGTGGTGTTAGTATATAGAGCAACAAGGAAACCATTATGAAGAACAGCGCATTGGATGTCAAGACGTTGGGCGCGAAGTTGCGCAAGTTGCGCGAATCTTCGGGCTATTCCTTGCGTGAACTGTCAGCACGCTCGGGGATCGCGGTGAGTTTCCTGTCGAAGGTCGAAACGGGGAAAGCATCCCCGACGATTATGAGCCTGCAGCGGATTCTCGAGGCGCTGAACGCGGAAGTAACGGAATTTTTCCGCGACGAGTCCAGCGAGGTTTCGGCGGACGCGATCCTTTTTCCGAGGGAGAAAATGCATGTGCTCGAGGAGGAAGACCGGACCTGGGTGTATGCGTTTCCGAGTCATCCGTCGGTCGAGATCGATTTGAGTTATGAGGAGTACCAACCGCATACGGGACTCGAGGAACTGGAGCGCCATCCCATGGACGTGTGCGGCCTTGTGCTAGAGGGAGAATTGACCATAGAGATTCCCGGACACGCGACCTACCGCGCGAGGAAGGGGGACGGCTTCTATCTCAAGGCAGGCACGCCGCACATCTCGCGCAACGAGAGCGGCAAGGTGTTGCGCCTCGTCGTTGCGAAACCGACCCGGTGGGCGCGTTCCGGCGTGTCACCGGCAAGCTCAGGGAAGCCGGGTCGAAAACGGCGGTAATTTGGTTCTGGACAGAACGTGGATATGATGTCGATCGCCCTATCCAGTAACGCCACAATGGCAGCTGACGCGCTTGAGATGAAGCCGACGCCGGGCGTTCCGGTGTGGATGCTCAACGTGATGGACACCGGCTTTCTCGAATCGTTTTCGGGGCACTCTCAAGGGGCGTACCGTGCGGACCCGGATGGCGTTTATATGGACTTTCAGCGCGCGGCAGGCGTCTGCATGATCGATCAGTATCTGGGCACCAACCCGCTCACGATGTCGGACTACGGGTTCGAGGATACGGCGCCGCGAACCGCCACGACCGGCGCGGAGCAGGTGATGCTCGATGGGATCTGCATCGACTCGCCGGAGGCCGTAGTTCAACACCTCGAACAGCAGGTATTTCCGGCTATGCAGTCCGAGACCGGTCGTGTAGCCGCTGCTGGTGCGCGCGAAGTCGATGGCGTCATTCAAAGCGAGCGGGAGATGCAGGCTTTCTTTGGACCAGAGATCCTCAAAGTGCCGCACGGAAGTAGTTTCGGCCATATGCCTGAACTGCGGTATGGCATTTACGGTTACGTCAACTATTTCATGGCGTATACCGTGTATCCGGAGATTATGGAGCGCGACTTCGCTCTCCAGGGAGAACTCGCTTATCACAGGAACCGTTTAGCCGCCCGCGCCATGCTCCAGGGCGCATTGCCGGGGGTAGTACGCCTCGACCACGACATGGCTGACTCAAAAGGCACCCTGATCGACGTGCGTACGCTCGACCGCATCTGGTTTCCTCATTTCGCGCATGCCATTCAGCCCTATCTCGAAGGGGGCATTCGTCTCCTATGGCATTGCGACGGAAACCTCATGGAGATGGTGCCGCGCCTGCTTGAAGCGGGAATCGGCGGCTTTCAGGGCTTTCAGTACGAAGACGGCATGGACTATTTACGGCTCTGCCGTATGACCACGCGTGACGCGGAGCCGCTGATGATCTGGGCCGGCGCGTCCGTTACGCGCACTCTGCCCTTCGGGAGCCCCGACGACGTCCGCAACGAGATCCGGTGGCTCGCGGAAAACGGGCCGCGAGTGGGGATGTTTCTCGGCGCGAGCAGTTCGATCACGCCCGGCGTCCCCCACGAGAACCTCCGCGCGCTCATCGAGGCTCTGAATTACTACCGTACGCATCCGCGAAGACAGGCCCAGTCTCTGTAGCGACAGCGACGAGTTGACATCCGGGCGCCGTCGTTTGCGTGTCTACACGGTCTTGTCTCCCACGGCCGCAATCCACTGCCGTGTGAACTCGACCGTTTCCAGCTCGATATCGCACACGTTGCTTGCGAGAAAGATCATGCCCTCGATGCGGCCCTGGCGCATCCATTCTCGTCCGAGTGTGCATTGCTTCTTCATCGAGTCGAGCGGCATCGGCGCACGATTGCCGTAATCCCAAAGATAACAGCCGAGAAGCTTGCCCTGTTTCGGCGCAACGCGCTCGAGCCGTTCGAAACTGCGCTCGAGTGATTGAAGCTCTTCCGATTTCCATGTCCAGAAGGTTATCTTGTCGCAATACTCCAGGTGCGACTGGATTGGAAGCTCTATCTGCTGTTGATAGACCACCACATAGAGGTCGCGCCTGACGGAATCGATGGTGAGCTGGGAACGGAGTTCGCGAAGCTGTTCAGGGGCGAGGGCGCCTCGGCCATTGCTCTGGAAGAAGTCGTCCATGACGAACCCAACGATGTTGGGAAACCGGCGCGCCAAATCGAGCACATGCTTTCGTTCCTCTTCACTGGTTTCGGCACTTGCGCCCGTCAGCGACCAAACCACGCGTTTCAATGGCCGGAAAGATATGGCGTAGGGCTCGAAGGGCATGGACGGCTCGCCTTGGTATCGGATCATGAGGAGGTTGGGTACGCCGAGATAGAACGCGCCTTCCGCGGGCGTCATGCGGGATGGACTCGGGAGGTTCCACTCCTTGTTATGGGCGCCCGGTGCATGCGCCCAGATCCAGAGTCTGTCCCGCACCGTTCCATCGTTCGCGGCGGCAGTGGGCGGGGAATTCTCGGGGCCGGCTGCCGTCGTGGCTGCCGCAACGGCGCTCATTTGGAGGAATTCCCTCCGGCTTGATGGAAATGAACCCATCTTGTAGCTCCCGGCGCTCAACGCCAAATCGCCTCTGAAAAACGCAGGGGTCCGACAATCCAAGATAGCATGTTACGAATCCGAAAGATGATAAGCAGGTGCCTCTCCATACTGCAAGGAGGATGGGATTTGAGGCGCGCCTTTACTTGGTTGTCGCCGGCGAGGCGTATTCCGAAGGCGCTATGCCCATTCCCTTATTGAGGCAGGGGGAGTCTTTCGTGAGCCGGAAATCGCCGTTGGCGGGATCTTCAAACAGGGGGTCGGCCCAGATCGAGTGCGCATCCTTTCCGCTTTCCGCCTGGTATTCGGCAAATTGCGTGCAGTCATACGTCTTGTCTCCGAAGAGGAACGACGTGCCCTTGCTCTGATACCAGCAGTTGTTGTCGAGGATGACGGTCGAGACTTCCTCGGGGCGCCATCCCGCCATATCCAGCAAGAACTGGGTGGACTCGTAGAAGATGTTGTTGCGGATGAAGACGTTGGTCAACTTGGCCTGTGTGCGGCGCATGCCAACGTTTCTGCCATGGGGGTCCGACCGCTGCGCGTGTCCCCAGCCAAAGCCGGCGAACGCGCAGATATTGTTCTCGAAGTAGATGTCGTGGGTCGAGGAGTTCTCGGGACGGCTCCAGTACTCATAGAGCCACTCGCAGTTCCAGACGACGTTGTTGCGGTAAGCGATGTTGTACTGCTCGGTGTTCGGAATGCCGCTCTGATTGCTCAGCCCGGTATCGTAGATTTGCCAAATCCGGCATCTTTCCACCAGATTGTCGTGGGCGGGGCCCCAGAACTCTACGGCATTGCCGAATCGCACAATGCGTTCGCCCAATCCCAACTCGCCTCCTCCGATGTAGCTGAACTCGCAATCCCTGACGATGATATGGTGTGTGTCGCCGCCTCCGATGCCGTGCGCAGCGCCGTATTTCAATGCAAGGTTCTCGTAGATGATGTGGCAGCGCTTCGTCTGATTGATGATATGCTTGTTGACGGCGCATTCGATATCGGAATAGCGCTCGGCAGGGTTGCCAATGCTGAAGAGGTAGAGACGCCAGGTGTTCTTGTCAAACCAGAATTCGCCCTGCGTGTCCAGCTCTTCGCGGTTCCAAACCTTGACGCCCACGGACGCTTCCTGGTCGAAGATGATGTTGCCGACGTCGTTCTTGAAGAATTCCCCGCTGCATTCGACAAAGCTGAGCGAGTCCAGCCACAGCGTTGCGCCGGCTGGGAGGTCATGCCCGAGAAAGAATGTCAGCCGTGCGTCGTTGGATGTTTCGGCCGCCGAATACCAGAACCGGTGATGCGACCAGTCGAGACCCACTGGAGAAACCGTATCGGGCGCGGGCAGGCCGTAGTTGGACCAAGGCGCGTTCCGCTCCATGAGGGTTGGGGGCGGTATGTTGATCGGCTGGCTGCACCGGGCGCGAAACGTGACCTGATACAGTTTG includes:
- a CDS encoding NPCBM/NEW2 domain-containing protein codes for the protein MRIILVTSICLAVVFAMSSPATAQSEQQEAAADMKPLMDYMVYHTQGWGVLGIDCAAHAPDKEAEPLRIGDQTYNRGLGDHAPSETVFFLAGQFLTFEVQCGVQLQTQDLGTVVFKVFVDDQEVFNSGVMRQTNPPQQVRVPVKDASELRLVTENAGDGIVCDMANWVNPALAPNPDARAYAKTAAVDVAPFACVAAWDPARVEGTKAARVQPIPQDDLFVRTELARDPQGAYEAKVYPDGRACIGLEWLERRHIKRLALEFAEAAVTIDGAEVQYWSMTRRGGSPGGSRWQGQWKPLAGAQTLEGNLWIADPDWSGTPEAQSGTLKVRWILPSGGRPVRVQALHAYTASRWLEKGLIIETRGAQTQNGALEMYNGELVGQGDPHRIAFSLGEVFPLEVRCSAARRWQLADRTVLRFSLPAGAFGVAVDDVLDKGAVYVEHAGLLVCDAAKPQTIDAYLASIAGKQTLLERVREFPDQTSAQAMRYVHRLDADLGPTMLSLACDNRKFIVEREGGIQFDDRPEVYNHIETMYNKPYACRMTPAFGTGQSQNVSRQPERDWMPVPVLTVTQGALLYRQRTFVAPFGKAEAPAEAPWYLQYRPLGVADFTATNHGAASAEAALSLQFTADAESGTPAEVRIEGKTALVEKNGKLLAVIQFSDVEGLDAQPGNGVLRVTGPIPAKEQRGFTVYFPRWEGAQAADLDDAPNPDLLVAGTEAYWKRIMDEAMPVNVPDNLFDKLIPASQMHCLLAARNEDGVRIAPWVSSWYYGPLESEGNSVVRGMMAMGHLDFARRALEYYIARYNEAGFLTTGYTVMGTGWHLWTLGEYYQLTRDPEWMRAQAPRVEKVCRWIMSERRKTMHTDAQGNKVPEYGLMPPGVGADWEVYAYYFYLNGYYCAGLRSAAAAMADAGWPGAQEMLEDAAAYEEDIRRAYAWVQSKAPVFPLRDGTWVPEYPTQVYAPCPVENLYVGEDGGRSWCYDIELGAHHMVPFGIIDPESPQADWMINHMEDVQFLRPGWFYYEDEQANEADWFNLGGFAKVQPYYARTGEVHALRDDVKPFIRTYFNSVMTLLNREDLSLWEHFMNGAYNKTHETGYFVHQTRLMFVQERGEELWLAPFVTNNWLREGMQVAVRHAPTVFGPVDYTIISHVADGHVDAEIVPPQRQIPSAVVIRLRHPEGKAIQSADVSGAKEYTIDPARECIRIVPDTGPIRVRAHY
- a CDS encoding helix-turn-helix domain-containing protein, which codes for MKNSALDVKTLGAKLRKLRESSGYSLRELSARSGIAVSFLSKVETGKASPTIMSLQRILEALNAEVTEFFRDESSEVSADAILFPREKMHVLEEEDRTWVYAFPSHPSVEIDLSYEEYQPHTGLEELERHPMDVCGLVLEGELTIEIPGHATYRARKGDGFYLKAGTPHISRNESGKVLRLVVAKPTRWARSGVSPASSGKPGRKRR
- a CDS encoding twin-arginine translocation signal domain-containing protein → MGSFPSSRREFLQMSAVAAATTAAGPENSPPTAAANDGTVRDRLWIWAHAPGAHNKEWNLPSPSRMTPAEGAFYLGVPNLLMIRYQGEPSMPFEPYAISFRPLKRVVWSLTGASAETSEEERKHVLDLARRFPNIVGFVMDDFFQSNGRGALAPEQLRELRSQLTIDSVRRDLYVVVYQQQIELPIQSHLEYCDKITFWTWKSEELQSLERSFERLERVAPKQGKLLGCYLWDYGNRAPMPLDSMKKQCTLGREWMRQGRIEGMIFLASNVCDIELETVEFTRQWIAAVGDKTV